The genomic stretch CAATTTATATCAGCTATGAACTCCCAAGAGCTGCGCTTGAATTAGCAGGAAAAAATTGAATGGCAGGTGTGCATCTTAGCTTCAAAATTGTTTCGTACTCTTGGGAGTTCATAATTCCAGGAGTACATGAGAAGGTAACCATCATATTCCACAATTGCAGAACATCTACGTGGAAAATACTTTAATTCATAAGTTAAATTTGAGTGGAAATTCAGCAGTGAATGCAGCAAGGAAGTCTGCAGATAACCATAAAACCACTACCAAAATGCAACAAATTTAAAATGCAGACTGAGAATGCTCAAAACTTAAATAGAAGTAAGATCTAATAGGCTGTGCTTAAAAATAAGGTAATATCATtgtgtgattgtctatttcattAGTCTGCAGATAACCATAAAACCACTACCAAAATGCAACAAATTTAAAATGCAGACTGAGAATGCTCAAAACTTAAATAGAAGTAAGATCTAATAGGCTGTGCTTAAAATTAAGGTAATATCATtgtgtgattgtctatttcattAGTAATTTAGCATTGATCCTTTTACCTGTATGTCTTGCACAATCGGCATCGTGAACAGTTTTAACACTAGTCATGGCTAGCTTCagctagatgttgattttaggccctgtttagttcccaaaaaatttattTTCATCCCATCACATGaaatctttggacgcatgcatggagcattaaatatagattaaaaaataactaattgcacagtttgcatgtaatttacgagacaaatcttttgagcctaattagtccatgattgaacactaattaccaaataaaacaaaatgctacagtagccaaatccaaaaaaatccacaaaccaaacaaggccttgttcaaaTTATTTTACTAGTACCTTGTATCAGGCTACCTCCTTCAATGTAATATATGTTTTTTACAAAACAAAATGGAAACTGTGTTGATACTTCCAGAAGCAGGCTGAGACTACAGGTTGCTCTGGTCTTGTGCATTTTAGAAATACAAAACCATAACAGTACAACAAGTGCAATAGAGTTCTCACCCAAATCTTTCCGTGCTTGTTCTGTTTTTCCTTGCTCTTGAAGCTTCATATAACGTTCGTGAGCTTTTTGTTTCTCAAGCTCCTCTCTACAGAATGAACATGATAACATGTAAATAGAGTCAATGTATAAGAACACATTTAAAGATAGTAAGCTCCTCCCGACCACCCATCAATGGCCCGTTCTCAGTAATAGGTGAAATATTAACATCAAGAATATGTTTATGCCAAGACAGACAAATGCCTAGGTAGTGAGATAAAACAAACAAGACAACTTAGAGAGGTGATGTCTTGCAATTCATGAGCATGTAACATCATTTGCAAGTGTGTGGCAATTTGGCACAAAAGCAAAAGGCTGTCCTGTAACATTTTTCTGTGATCCATTGCATATTTTATTGTTTTACggcaattgcatattttatttCTGCGCTGCTCGCAGGCTTTAGTAAGCAGTTTTCCTCATGCCAAATGACATTAGAAAGAAATAGGTATAACATGGAAAATGAACTGCAACAATCAAAACTGGAATTTATTGTCAGTCGAAAAATAAGACAATGGCACATTTTTTAGGTCAAATAAGTGCACCTTTCACGCCTTGAGAGTTCAGTTGTCTTCCCAAGCTGTAAAATGAATGCTTAGTTAGCTGGGCATATGGTAAAAGATGATTCAACTAATAGAGTATGACAAAGTAATGGAACAAAAATGCTAACAACATCATTTAGCATGGATACATCAGGTCACCCGCGGATCCTGTATAGATACATATCCGATACAGATATGCGTCGGATACAGCATGGAGACGTCTCCGTGGAGTATTGGCGAAAAAATAAGTAATGGAATTTCAGATACATGGACGGAGACGTGTTGAGGTGTATTTTTTCCTCAAATTCATAGGAGACCTGTGTATCGCATTAAGAAGAGAACTTGAAAGTACAAAGCACCCAAAAACATACACTATACCCACGCACAGATGCACATGTTAGAGAGCTACAGTCATGCCCGTTTCTTCAAAGAACACGATCCGATCTGACAGCTAAGCAAACCTTCTACCTGGCTGCTACCTCCAACCGGGCTAGCCCCTTGGCGCCAGCAATGCACCaaagttgagcctcctcaaggaTATTTCTAACCACGAGTTGTATGTTGGGGATAGCTCCATTAAACACAGTCGTCCAAAGTTTCCAGAGAATCCAAGCACTGAGGGTATTCAGCGAATTCAAGACACGCTTGACGTCCTCAGCGAAGATAACAATGATACATATCCACCATTTAAAGAATTCAAGCCACGTATTTACGTGTTTTGTGGATAAGGCCCGGTCCAGTAGGGGCACTGTGACCCTCGAATCACGCGCACACCACGCCACAGCGAGCCAGGCAGCCAACATGAACGTGCACGCCGCCGCCTGCCCAACTTCCTGTTCGCCTAGCTGTCCCGCCCGTCCCCGCCCACAAGATCAAGCACTAGCAGCATGCTCGAGCAGGCAGCAGCTGCGGCAATGCACACCGCCAATTTGTGGATGCCTCACGCACATGGCGCTGCGACGAGCTTCACCACCTGCTGGTGGTAAATCGATGGTGAGCCGGCCACCACGAGTTAGTGGTGATTTCTTCCCTGCTTCCTCTCCTCTCTTGTAGCCACTTCCTATCCCGCCCCCGCCCGCCTTCCCCGTTTCAAATTACTGTAGACTTGTTGCTTAAAAATGATGTCAGAATAATCCCGTCTGGAACTGGAGTTGAAAGGGGAAAGGAATTGGATCAGTGATTTACTCATCTCCTCCAAGCCTGAAAGATCTTAAAAAGCGACGTACTTAGTTCAATCCTCCCTCGATTTGAAAATTCTACTTCTGCACTAAGCACTTATATGTTCTCATTTGGATTTTGCAAGTTTGGCTTTGAGAATTGGACCGATATGCTGGGCAGAACATCACAATAGCAAGCATGAAAGGAATTTCAAGTTACTGCTTTTAGAATTTTAGTATgcattattatttatttattaaaaacaaTAAAATATATCCGCGCATTGTTTTTTAGATAAATACCGTATCCGCATATCCATATCCACCCGATACTGATACTTATATCCGTATCAGTGCTGCATTGCAATTAGCTAGACATGGCAAAATAATTGTGGGAGTAAATTCCAGCAGGATAACATCATAAACACATTGTAGAATAATTCGCAAAACACGTGCACACACACATTGTAGAAGAACAAATTTCATAGACAAGTAGATACCAAGGGATGTTCCTCCTTCACTATACAAGATTAAAAATAACGACAATGCATTTGTATACCATTATGGCTATGACAACATACGGAAGAAAAAACTGGGCAACTGCGGTGTTATTGATATTAAGATTAAACAAAGATGCAACCAGTAGTCAGCAACTTACATCAACTTCCTTGGCCTTTATATTCTTGGCTTTCACTAAGTTTGGATTTTCAATCTGAATAATACCCTCAGTACCTTTATGTTTCTgggaatatcaaggtagcatatcaGATCATTACGAATGAAGCATGCACATGGGTATAAGCTAGCTGGATCGGAAAGTCCTTACAGGTTTGTCGTCAGACTCGTCTTCAGATTCTTCCTCCTCGgattcttctctttcttcatgttcctcctcttcctcttcctccttctATTTAATTTTTAAAACAAACCAACTATTATAGCAAGAACATATAAGCCACAGTCAAATTTGCAGCTAGGTCATGTCCAAATAGATGAGTTTTTTATTAATTACGTATGCCTAGCTGATGAAAGTTTTACAATGACATTGATTAATGGAAccaatttatcatgatttttttaTTGTATGCATTGCATGAATTATATTGAGCAAAGCAATAGCTAAATTATGCTAGCACCATCAGAGTTTTTTAAAAAGGCTCAACGACAAAGAATGGATAATGCTTTTGGAACAGTATGATCGCCAAGCTAAATTTTAATTGCAATAAGGGCATAGCACAAATCTTCCACAGTCCACGCCAACATAATTACTCCACAAAATTATAAAATCTCTGTACCCATTCTAGAAAGTGATCTTCCATGGGGCAACATGAAATATGAATTGGAGAAATCAATAGCTGTATTTAATATTATCCAAAGCAAGTGATGAAGAAATCCATTTTGACTTGTAGGAGTGCAAAAGGGTCACAGGGAATAAAAGTAGCACTCATCATGTGGATGGTACTGATTGCATGACTAGTACAGACCTTCTTAAAGGTGCGTGGGCGGCCTGAAGTACCAGCAGCTGCAATTATTTGGAGGGTAAAAAATATTATCAGAAACAAGCCCAAAAAAGATGCTCTTAGTAGTACAACCACACAAAGTAACCATCCATATCCCCAGCCCCAGGTAGAAATTAACAAAACAAGAAGAGGCTGAGGGCGTGTTTGCTTTGCAGCATGGGAAATATGCCTGCACCAGGTAAAGATCTCAGGTGTCCATTTTCCTATGCCTGTGGTTAAGCGAGCTGCCTGACTAAGCTTGCCCAGGCCAATATAAcaaccaaacaagccctaagtgTAGCATTTCCTTCCTGTATCCGGCCTCTAACAAGCTTTATCTGATGCCAGATAcagagtgctaattgatttatcACTGCGTTTAAACTTCACACAAACCCTTTTTGGTGAAGATCTCTGACAGTGAAGGAGAAATAAAGCTACATCTGAATCAAGAGCAGAATAGTATCAAGTTGTCCTACTGCATCATTATTGGATGAATAAAAGCAACTAAACCTTTTTTGAAACACAAATATGAACCAAACTGCACGTGCAAGCAGATAACTCGGCCTCTAAATCGAACAAATAGATCAACAAATCATCGTTCCTCCTACGACCCGAGACACCATCGAATCACATGGAAACCTCGCGGCACAGACTAAAAGCAGGAATCTAAGCGGCAACTCGCAGCAAGCTACTTCTAGACGGTTTGAATTCTGCTCGGCCACGCAAAACTGGTCAAGAACTAGCTCACCCCGGAATTAACAGATCAATCAGACGCCTAGGCTCACCGTGGCACGCTCCAGACATGAAATCGAATTCGACCTACAAACGGAACCAGACgggaaggggggcgggcgcgtCGTTACCGATCTCCTCGGGCGTGGAAAAGTTGCGGCGGCCGGTGGGCTTTCCCTTGAACTTTCCCCTCCCCatagcggcgccggcggcgggcgACGAGGCTGGTGCAGACTAGAGAGCGAGCTGGAAGGAGCGGAGGAGGGCTCTCGCCTAGGTTGCACGCTGGGTGGGCACTGACTGAACCGCGGAAAGGAATCGGAAACCCTACCGCATTTACACTGGTGGGCTGGGAATCGCGGGGTGGGGGATGGAGGAATTCGGCGGTTCGGCCCTCCAGACTCGAGAGCCCGCCAAACGGTGCGGTGCGACCTGCCAGATACGAGCGACCGCGCCGCCGCGCGCTATGGAGCCACAAAATGGGTCGCTAGCACGCCAACACGTGCGCTGAGAGCTTCAGTCGTGTATATTTTTTATAGAGCTTCAGTCgtgtataaggccttgtttagtcatatctaaaatcaaaaaactttttaagatttttctgtCATATCAAATTTTACAATATATATACCTAGAACATTGTGGTTTTATTTGGTTCCTCTTGTTAAATTGTAGccaactaaactttagtcactttagtaactAAACTTTCAAACACACTAACTAAAAAAGAgataaaatagtttagtctcaCTAGTCACCTAataatagctaaaataattttagctgactaaaatttagtaagaAGAACCAAACAGGGTCTAAATATATATtagtaaaaataactaattatacaatttatctataatttgggagacgaaccttctgaatttgattagtccatggttggacaataattgtcaaatacaaacaaaagtgctacaatacccaaaaagttttcaccAGTATAGGATGCAATTTTAGGAACAGAGCCTCAAAGGATGCAACTTTAAAACCTTATATAAATCCAAAGGGTAAAGTTTAATGGTGTTATATCGGCCTTTACATTATGGTGTCACATTAAGTGTTCgaatagtaataataaaataaagtaCAGAAATTCTCAGTACTTCGTGAGATAGatttattaaacctaattacACCGATATATACTCTCCTCGCCCTAGAATGACAAAGAGCATTTTGATCATGGAAAAAGTCAAAAAAATAACCATTAATTTCTCTTACTATATATTATCATTTGCTAAAAAACAATATAATCTTTTTTTAGACAAAAAATCAATATAATCTCATAGGTAAACTTGTAAATAATTTGAGTAATTATTGATCAAAGTTTGTATAATTGACTTTTCTCTGTTTGGGTGGAAGgagtaaaaaaaaaggaaggagCTGATAGCCAGTTAGATCCAATCGTGAAAGTGAATTGCACAAACACGGGatcaagttaaaaaaaaaaaaagaggaatcATGCCCATGCATTAACCTTTTgagcaaaaaaaagaaaaaaaaaggtaagGACCGGAATCATATAATAAAATTTCCTACAAAACGCTCCAAAACAGAGGACTGTTCCTGCAAATTTTACGAGATTCCTATGGAATGACTTGTTTCATAAAaagttttctttgtcactctttCATCGAATTCTTATATTTTTCCTGGTCTCCATCCAAACGGTCGATCTTTGCAGCTTCCTGTGGTTTTTTTATAATCTATAAATTATGAGATATTAGAGTATTTTATTCCTACATTTTTATATTAATTATGTTTCATGAATCTCTTATAATCTAATTAAAGAGACTCTAAAGGTAACGAGTGCACTGCTCGTGGGTATACATCACAATTCACAATGTTTTCTTCTAATTGTTAGGAAAACATCGGTGCCTTTTTATTCTGTTGCGGTCTTGTGAACTGATCCCGGAGGCCTGAACTCGTAGAGCAAACCGGAAAAGGAGTGATATATGCAAGAGTACAAGACCCATGACAGTGAGTAGAGCGAACATAACAAACAGGTAAGCCAACGGATGAATTCCCCAAGATAAGCGCTCCAAATTTCTTTTACTCCattcgttccaaattataaaatattttgtttttttctagACACATAATTTTGTTatacacttagatatacactatgtgaTGCATTGCAAAAATAAATATAGTTACGTCTTATAAATTGAAACGGAAAGAGTATTTGATACTCGCATGTTGCAGATAGAAGATCAGGCCCGTCGTTGCCTGAAATGATAAAGCGCCCCACCACTTCTTTTACGAGCATCCATAATCATGACCATGACCCATCTGGCAATGGTATATATTTCTCTATCGAGGCAGATTCTGTAATGGTCTTACCCGAATCTTAGGGCCTCGTCAGGAGATGGACATGGAAGAATAACTTCTCTTTCAGACCGAGACAGCTGGGACCATATGTCCACAACGAACTCGTGATGGCTCTGTGCCATCTCTATTCACTGGGCCAATTCCATTCATTTTGGCATCAGTCACTAACCACTAAAAAGCAAAACTATT from Sorghum bicolor cultivar BTx623 chromosome 3, Sorghum_bicolor_NCBIv3, whole genome shotgun sequence encodes the following:
- the LOC8072083 gene encoding 28 kDa heat- and acid-stable phosphoprotein, translating into MGRGKFKGKPTGRRNFSTPEEIAAGTSGRPRTFKKKEEEEEEEHEEREESEEEESEDESDDKPKHKGTEGIIQIENPNLVKAKNIKAKEVDLGKTTELSRREREELEKQKAHERYMKLQEQGKTEQARKDLERLALIRQQRADAAKKREEEKAAKEQRKSEARK